The following proteins come from a genomic window of Paenibacillus sp. CAA11:
- a CDS encoding efflux RND transporter periplasmic adaptor subunit, whose product MFTKWLTEDLFKKGGHALRRFGFISLAAVVLLSSGCGLLPKEEEEEALPEIKAPTISKKPEYDVTTGSIENSVNATGKMMSQREEPIFFTEDGLHIKDIKVKAGDKVAKGDTIAVLDVEDLQKDLRKKRLEFRKQEVTMKENLRKKDEMEPVEFEEASIVFEEARQEIADLEAKISKGVLTAPFGGTILSVNVEKGATVKAYDPIATIADTSNLVVAASFSKEDLEKLSVGMKAKVDINGVGTVNGKIKVMPLKTDESTTPSGATGGTGTGAGAGGSGNGSAPPKDSLDKYLIVQLDKMPKGLNRGTPLSVTVVIQRKDNVILIPISALRSVGSRNYVQVVESDGSKKEVDVEVGQQTPTQIEIIKGLTPGQKVVGQ is encoded by the coding sequence ATGTTTACGAAATGGTTGACGGAAGATTTATTTAAGAAAGGAGGTCATGCTCTGCGTAGATTCGGCTTTATTTCTCTTGCAGCAGTCGTGCTTCTGTCATCCGGCTGCGGTCTGCTGCCGAAGGAGGAGGAAGAGGAGGCTCTCCCGGAAATTAAGGCTCCGACCATTTCCAAGAAGCCTGAATATGACGTGACAACCGGTTCGATCGAGAACTCAGTGAATGCAACTGGTAAGATGATGAGCCAGCGCGAGGAACCGATATTTTTTACCGAGGATGGTCTACATATCAAGGATATTAAGGTAAAAGCCGGGGATAAGGTAGCCAAGGGAGATACAATTGCCGTTCTAGACGTTGAGGACCTTCAGAAGGATCTTAGGAAGAAGCGGCTGGAGTTCCGTAAGCAGGAAGTGACCATGAAAGAAAACCTGCGTAAGAAAGACGAGATGGAGCCTGTAGAGTTTGAAGAAGCATCCATTGTCTTTGAGGAAGCGCGTCAGGAAATTGCGGATCTGGAGGCTAAGATCTCTAAGGGTGTGCTCACCGCTCCGTTCGGCGGCACGATTCTGTCTGTAAATGTGGAGAAGGGAGCAACGGTGAAGGCGTATGATCCCATTGCCACAATTGCAGATACGTCCAATTTAGTGGTGGCCGCTTCATTCTCTAAGGAGGATCTAGAGAAGCTGTCCGTAGGAATGAAGGCAAAAGTCGACATTAACGGTGTCGGGACCGTAAACGGTAAGATCAAGGTAATGCCTTTGAAAACAGATGAAAGCACCACGCCAAGCGGAGCAACTGGAGGAACAGGAACAGGAGCAGGAGCAGGGGGAAGCGGAAACGGTTCAGCCCCGCCGAAGGACAGTCTTGATAAGTACCTGATCGTACAGCTGGACAAAATGCCTAAAGGTCTGAATCGCGGAACGCCGCTCAGTGTGACGGTCGTGATTCAGCGTAAAGATAATGTAATCTTAATTCCGATTTCAGCACTTCGCTCGGTAGGCTCCCGCAATTACGTACAGGTCGTTGAGAGTGATGGCTCCAAGAAGGAAGTTGACGTAGAAGTAGGCCAGCAGACTCCTACGCAAATCGAGATCATTAAAGGACTGACACCCGGACAGAAAGTAGTGGGTCAATAA
- a CDS encoding ABC transporter ATP-binding protein, producing the protein MIRWLRKRSAEAGTTEGQIVPESSREGEDSGISMPQGNVGEDEGNSEAMTGTTEKTAVLEEEQQLIIEPDAVQIPQQSDCGEDQAESLNTGSQEAAVAAMEEKAALPEADHEPILSVREVHRSFPVGSTTLHVLKGINMEVRPGQLVMLKGRSGSGKTTLLNMLGGLDQPSQGEIWFRGQPVHELSDAKRTMLRRKQIGFIFQAYALLPLLSARENVELSLRMASIPASQWKDRVTHCLELVGLGKRQHHRPSEMSGGEQQRVAIAKAIAHRPHLLLADEPTANLDSQMGAQVMAVFRNIIEVEQVTICMTTHDPTILEVADHVYEMVDGRFI; encoded by the coding sequence ATGATTCGATGGCTTCGTAAACGTTCTGCAGAAGCGGGAACGACCGAAGGACAAATCGTACCGGAGTCTTCCCGGGAAGGTGAAGATTCCGGTATTAGCATGCCGCAGGGGAACGTCGGTGAAGATGAGGGAAACTCGGAAGCAATGACTGGAACCACGGAGAAGACTGCGGTGCTTGAAGAAGAGCAGCAGCTCATAATTGAGCCGGATGCAGTGCAGATTCCCCAGCAATCTGATTGTGGAGAGGATCAGGCAGAATCGCTTAATACGGGCTCCCAAGAAGCGGCGGTTGCCGCTATGGAGGAGAAGGCAGCCTTACCCGAGGCTGACCACGAGCCGATTCTATCTGTACGCGAAGTACACCGTTCTTTTCCGGTGGGGAGTACCACCTTGCATGTGCTCAAGGGAATTAATATGGAAGTAAGACCAGGACAGCTTGTGATGCTGAAAGGCCGGTCAGGCTCGGGGAAGACGACCCTGCTTAACATGCTTGGCGGTCTTGACCAGCCGTCTCAAGGTGAAATCTGGTTCCGTGGGCAGCCTGTGCACGAGCTTAGTGATGCCAAACGCACCATGCTCAGACGCAAGCAGATCGGATTTATTTTCCAGGCCTACGCGTTGCTGCCTTTGCTCTCTGCAAGGGAGAATGTGGAGTTGTCTTTACGAATGGCTTCTATTCCAGCATCTCAGTGGAAGGACCGCGTTACACATTGCCTTGAGCTGGTGGGTCTGGGGAAGCGCCAACACCATCGGCCGAGCGAAATGTCAGGCGGTGAACAGCAGCGTGTAGCTATTGCCAAGGCGATAGCTCATCGGCCTCATTTGCTGCTCGCGGACGAGCCGACGGCAAATTTGGATTCCCAGATGGGGGCACAGGTGATGGCCGTATTTCGAAATATTATTGAGGTCGAGCAAGTTACGATTTGTATGACCACACACGATCCTACAATCTTGGAGGTAGCGGACCATGTTTACGAAATGGTTGACGGAAGATTTATTTAA
- the pyrE gene encoding orotate phosphoribosyltransferase, with protein MFNANETAKQVAGSLLEIEAVALRPHDPFTWTSGIRSPIYCDNRLTMSYPQIRDFIAESFAALIREQYPEAEVIAGTATAGIPHAAFVSQKLGLPMVYIRDKAKGHGKENQIEGLIRPGQQVVVIEDLISTGGSSLKAALAVKAAGAEPAAVLAIFSYQLDKAVSAFEEAGIPLQTLSNYTSLIEVAVEQGKIKTEDLELLQSWRKDPSSFAKS; from the coding sequence GTGTTTAATGCAAATGAGACAGCCAAGCAAGTTGCAGGATCACTGCTCGAGATTGAAGCTGTAGCGCTTCGTCCTCATGATCCGTTTACCTGGACTTCGGGAATTCGTTCTCCGATTTATTGTGATAACCGGCTAACAATGTCCTATCCGCAAATTCGTGATTTCATTGCAGAATCCTTTGCTGCCTTAATTCGGGAGCAGTACCCTGAAGCTGAAGTAATTGCCGGGACGGCAACGGCGGGGATTCCGCACGCAGCTTTTGTATCGCAAAAGCTAGGTCTTCCTATGGTCTACATTAGAGATAAGGCTAAAGGACATGGCAAGGAGAATCAAATCGAAGGGTTGATTCGCCCCGGACAGCAGGTTGTCGTGATCGAGGATTTGATCTCGACAGGCGGCAGCTCACTGAAAGCTGCTCTCGCTGTAAAAGCTGCAGGTGCAGAGCCAGCAGCGGTACTTGCGATCTTCAGCTACCAGCTGGATAAGGCGGTGTCCGCCTTTGAAGAAGCGGGAATTCCATTGCAGACGCTATCCAACTATACGTCGCTTATTGAAGTGGCGGTAGAGCAGGGGAAGATTAAAACAGAGGATTTGGAGTTGCTGCAATCTTGGCGTAAGGACCCATCCTCGTTCGCTAAATCATAA
- the pyrF gene encoding orotidine-5'-phosphate decarboxylase: protein MSLAVETANRLMVALDVPNPEEARVLVRLLEGIPCYMKVGMQLFYAAGPDFVRELKAMGYSVFLDVKMHDIPNTVKGGANSVTKLGVDMFNVHAAGGVKMMQAAREGALAAVAEEPSLHLPQIIAVTQLTSTDQSTLNREIGIPGSVEDAVVHYAQMTKEAGLTGVVASPLEVSAIKSACGIEFKTVTPGIRPAGSSLADQSRVLTPSQAMEQGTDYMVVGRPITAAKNPREALVEILEEMKQGV, encoded by the coding sequence ATGAGTTTGGCAGTAGAGACCGCTAACCGGCTGATGGTAGCGCTGGATGTGCCAAATCCCGAGGAGGCGCGCGTATTGGTGCGCCTTCTCGAAGGGATTCCCTGCTATATGAAAGTAGGAATGCAGCTGTTCTATGCGGCTGGGCCTGATTTTGTAAGAGAGCTCAAGGCTATGGGATACTCCGTTTTTCTTGATGTGAAGATGCACGATATCCCCAATACGGTTAAAGGCGGAGCGAACAGTGTCACCAAGCTTGGTGTGGACATGTTCAATGTCCATGCCGCAGGCGGGGTCAAGATGATGCAGGCTGCAAGAGAAGGAGCTCTGGCTGCTGTGGCTGAGGAACCTTCGCTTCACCTGCCTCAGATCATTGCCGTCACCCAATTGACAAGTACGGATCAGAGTACGCTGAATAGAGAGATTGGAATTCCCGGTAGTGTGGAGGATGCAGTAGTACATTATGCTCAGATGACCAAGGAAGCAGGGCTTACAGGCGTGGTGGCTTCACCGCTTGAGGTTTCGGCGATCAAGTCGGCTTGCGGGATCGAATTTAAGACCGTAACCCCAGGCATCCGGCCTGCCGGCAGTTCCCTTGCGGATCAATCGAGAGTTCTTACACCTTCCCAGGCTATGGAGCAAGGGACGGACTATATGGTGGTGGGAAGACCGATTACAGCTGCTAAAAATCCGCGGGAAGCCCTAGTTGAAATTTTGGAGGAGATGAAACAAGGTGTTTAA
- the carB gene encoding carbamoyl-phosphate synthase large subunit produces the protein MPKNNNLKKILVIGSGPIVIGQAAEFDYAGTQACQALKEEGVEVILINSNPATIMTDTNMADKVYIEPITLEFVTQIIRQERPDGLLPTLGGQTGLNMAVELAKAGVLERENVKLLGTQLASIEKAEDRDLFRELMRELEQPVPDSDIITTVEEALSFAAKIGYPVIVRPAYTLGGTGGGICATEEELREIVASGIRYSPIGQCLIEKSIAGMKEVEYEVMRDANDNCIVVCNMENFDPVGVHTGDSIVVAPSQTLSDREYQMLRSASLKIIRALNIEGGCNVQFALDPQSFQYYVIEVNPRVSRSSALASKATGYPIAKMAAKIALGYTLDEIVNPVTGQTYACFEPTLDYIVSKIPRWPFDKFIHANRKLGTQMKATGEVMAIGRTFEESIHKAVRSLEIGTHRLHLKGADQLDQETLNKRLIQPDDERIFLVAEAFRRGYTLQNIHDLTQIDWWFLDKIERIIAFEAKIAAEEVLSNEMLYEAKRMGFTDRSIAELRAGAGRSQQAAEESVRAQRLEIGLRPVYKMVDTCAAEFEATTPYYYSTYETENEVTISSKEKVVVLGSGPIRIGQGIEFDYSTVHAVWAIQNAGYEAVIINNNPETVSTDFNTSDRLYFEPLFFEDVMNVIEQEKPIGVIVQFGGQTAINLAAPLRAAGVNIIGTSLESIDEAEDRKKFEALLSRLQIAQPLGSTVTSVEEAVGTAQSIGYPVLVRPSYVLGGRAMEIVYSDEELLRYMKEAVQINPQHPVLIDRYMLGKEVEVDAICDGETVLIPGIMEHVERAGVHSGDSIAVYPPQHLESELKQKIVDITIRIAKELKTIGLVNIQFVIYKNEVYVIEVNPRSSRTVPFLSKVTNIPMANLATQAILGTKLKDLGYEDGLWPESEYVSVKVPVFSFAKLRRVEPTLGPEMKSTGEVMGRDAQYAKALYKGLIGAGMKIPATGAIIATVADKDKEEAVELLRGFYNLGYKIIATGGTATSLEEAGLHVTNVNKLSEGVPNILDLIREGQAHFVINTLTKGKEPARDGFRIRREAVENGVVCMTSLDTVAALLEMLQAINFSSQAMPALSASR, from the coding sequence ATGCCGAAGAATAATAACCTCAAGAAAATACTAGTGATCGGCTCCGGTCCGATTGTCATTGGTCAAGCGGCCGAATTCGATTATGCCGGCACACAGGCCTGCCAGGCACTGAAAGAAGAAGGCGTGGAAGTTATCCTGATTAACAGCAATCCGGCCACGATTATGACTGATACCAACATGGCTGACAAGGTATATATTGAGCCAATTACGCTTGAGTTCGTTACGCAGATCATCCGCCAGGAGCGCCCCGATGGCCTTCTGCCGACTCTTGGCGGCCAGACCGGCCTGAACATGGCGGTTGAACTGGCGAAGGCTGGTGTTCTGGAGCGCGAGAATGTCAAGCTCCTGGGAACCCAGCTGGCTTCGATTGAGAAAGCTGAGGACCGTGACCTGTTCCGCGAGCTGATGCGCGAGTTGGAACAGCCGGTGCCGGATAGCGACATCATTACCACCGTTGAAGAAGCGCTCAGCTTTGCAGCGAAGATCGGTTATCCGGTTATTGTGCGCCCGGCTTACACGCTCGGAGGTACTGGCGGTGGAATTTGCGCTACCGAAGAAGAGCTGCGTGAGATTGTGGCTTCAGGCATCCGTTATAGCCCTATTGGACAATGCTTGATTGAGAAGTCGATTGCCGGCATGAAGGAAGTCGAATACGAGGTTATGCGGGATGCGAATGACAACTGCATCGTAGTCTGCAACATGGAGAACTTTGACCCTGTCGGCGTCCATACCGGGGACAGTATCGTAGTAGCTCCAAGCCAAACCTTGTCGGATCGGGAATATCAGATGCTTCGCTCGGCTTCCTTGAAGATTATTCGCGCTTTGAACATCGAAGGGGGCTGTAACGTACAGTTTGCCCTAGATCCGCAGAGCTTCCAATATTATGTGATCGAAGTAAACCCTCGGGTCAGCCGCTCCTCGGCACTCGCTTCCAAAGCGACAGGGTATCCTATCGCCAAAATGGCGGCCAAAATCGCACTTGGTTACACACTGGATGAAATTGTGAACCCGGTCACGGGCCAGACCTATGCCTGCTTTGAGCCAACATTGGATTATATAGTAAGCAAAATTCCGCGTTGGCCATTTGATAAATTCATTCATGCAAACCGTAAGCTGGGGACGCAGATGAAGGCTACCGGTGAGGTGATGGCCATCGGTCGGACCTTTGAAGAGTCCATTCACAAGGCTGTCCGCTCTCTGGAAATCGGCACACATCGTCTGCATCTGAAGGGTGCAGACCAGCTTGATCAAGAGACGCTGAACAAGCGCTTGATTCAGCCGGATGACGAGCGGATCTTCCTGGTAGCTGAAGCGTTCCGCCGCGGCTACACTTTGCAGAATATCCACGACCTTACCCAAATTGACTGGTGGTTCCTGGATAAGATAGAACGAATCATTGCCTTTGAAGCTAAAATTGCGGCAGAGGAAGTGCTGAGCAATGAGATGCTGTATGAAGCGAAACGAATGGGCTTTACAGACCGCTCAATCGCGGAACTCCGTGCCGGAGCAGGCCGCAGCCAGCAGGCAGCGGAAGAGAGTGTAAGAGCACAGCGTTTGGAAATTGGCCTTCGTCCGGTATATAAAATGGTGGATACTTGTGCGGCAGAGTTCGAGGCTACAACACCTTATTACTACTCCACTTATGAGACCGAAAATGAGGTCACTATATCGTCGAAGGAGAAGGTCGTCGTGCTTGGCTCCGGTCCGATTCGGATTGGACAGGGGATTGAGTTTGATTACTCTACCGTGCATGCTGTCTGGGCGATTCAAAATGCAGGGTATGAAGCGGTTATTATCAACAATAACCCGGAGACGGTCTCCACGGATTTCAATACATCGGATCGCCTGTACTTTGAGCCATTGTTCTTCGAGGATGTCATGAATGTCATTGAGCAGGAGAAGCCAATTGGGGTCATTGTACAGTTCGGTGGACAGACTGCGATCAATCTTGCTGCCCCGCTGCGAGCAGCAGGGGTGAACATTATAGGAACCTCCCTGGAGAGCATTGATGAAGCCGAGGACCGCAAGAAATTCGAAGCCTTGCTGTCCCGCTTGCAAATTGCACAGCCGCTGGGCAGTACGGTCACCTCCGTTGAAGAGGCTGTGGGCACGGCCCAATCCATTGGTTACCCAGTCCTCGTTCGCCCATCCTATGTACTGGGCGGCCGCGCAATGGAGATTGTATATTCGGATGAAGAACTGCTCCGCTATATGAAAGAAGCGGTTCAGATTAACCCTCAGCACCCGGTTCTGATTGACCGCTACATGTTAGGCAAGGAAGTTGAAGTGGATGCCATCTGTGATGGCGAGACGGTGCTGATTCCAGGGATCATGGAGCATGTTGAGCGCGCAGGCGTGCACTCCGGCGATTCGATTGCGGTATATCCGCCGCAGCATTTAGAGTCCGAGCTGAAGCAGAAAATTGTGGACATCACGATCCGTATCGCTAAGGAGCTTAAGACGATAGGCCTGGTTAACATCCAGTTTGTCATCTATAAGAACGAAGTCTATGTGATCGAAGTAAACCCTCGTTCTTCCCGGACCGTTCCGTTCTTAAGCAAAGTGACCAACATTCCAATGGCGAATTTGGCAACACAGGCCATTCTTGGCACCAAGCTGAAGGATTTGGGCTACGAAGACGGCTTATGGCCAGAGAGTGAGTATGTGTCGGTGAAGGTGCCGGTGTTCTCGTTTGCGAAGCTTCGCCGTGTAGAGCCTACTCTCGGTCCAGAAATGAAGTCGACCGGCGAGGTCATGGGCCGCGATGCCCAATACGCCAAAGCACTGTATAAAGGCTTGATAGGCGCTGGTATGAAGATCCCTGCCACTGGAGCGATCATCGCCACGGTTGCCGATAAGGATAAAGAGGAAGCTGTAGAGCTGCTTCGCGGCTTCTATAACCTGGGCTACAAGATCATTGCCACTGGAGGAACTGCCACCAGCTTAGAAGAGGCTGGCCTGCATGTGACCAATGTGAACAAGCTGAGCGAAGGCGTGCCGAATATTCTGGATCTGATCCGTGAGGGCCAGGCCCACTTTGTCATCAATACCCTCACCAAGGGCAAAGAGCCGGCGCGTGACGGGTTCCGCATCCGCCGCGAAGCGGTAGAGAACGGAGTTGTCTGCATGACTTCCCTGGATACGGTTGCCGCACTGCTTGAAATGTTGCAGGCGATTAACTTCTCGTCTCAAGCGATGCCTGCTCTATCTGCCAGCCGTTAA